From the Sphingomonas suaedae genome, one window contains:
- a CDS encoding alpha/beta fold hydrolase codes for MTASPFDRRAIPAGANVTRWTARDGWSLRCFAWPVSGTPRGSILFQGGRGDVFEKYLEAFAHWQGRGWTITSFDWRGQGGSGRLTDAGNCGHIDDFAQYIADFRDFAGEWQAATPGPHIIMGHSMGGHLVLRGLVEGAARPDAAVLIAPMLGLKSPMGAALGERLARILGGVGDSSRPAWKANEKPYTTDTRESLLTHDIDRYQDETWWQAANPGNVTGPPSWKWLIEAFRSTRELRASPALRKMTVPVLALIAEADGLVDAKAAIATVGKLPDARIVRFGKESAHEILREADRVRNRAIGEIDLFLEARARQA; via the coding sequence ATGACAGCTTCCCCGTTCGATCGCCGCGCCATTCCCGCAGGTGCCAATGTGACCCGCTGGACCGCGCGCGATGGCTGGTCGCTGCGCTGTTTCGCCTGGCCCGTCAGCGGCACGCCGCGCGGATCGATCCTGTTTCAGGGCGGGCGCGGGGATGTTTTCGAGAAATATCTGGAGGCGTTCGCCCATTGGCAGGGGCGCGGCTGGACGATCACCTCGTTCGACTGGCGCGGACAGGGCGGGTCGGGGCGGCTGACCGACGCCGGAAATTGCGGGCATATCGACGATTTCGCCCAGTATATCGCCGATTTCCGCGACTTTGCGGGCGAGTGGCAGGCGGCAACGCCGGGACCGCATATCATCATGGGCCATTCGATGGGCGGGCATCTGGTGCTGCGCGGGCTGGTCGAGGGTGCGGCGCGGCCCGATGCGGCGGTGCTGATCGCGCCGATGCTGGGGCTGAAATCGCCGATGGGCGCGGCGCTGGGCGAGCGGCTCGCGCGCATATTGGGCGGGGTGGGTGACAGTTCGCGCCCGGCCTGGAAGGCGAACGAAAAGCCATACACCACCGATACCCGCGAATCGCTGCTGACCCATGATATCGATCGCTATCAGGACGAAACATGGTGGCAGGCGGCCAATCCCGGCAACGTCACCGGCCCGCCGAGCTGGAAATGGCTGATCGAGGCGTTCCGATCGACCCGCGAATTGCGCGCCAGCCCTGCACTGCGCAAAATGACTGTGCCGGTATTGGCGCTGATCGCGGAAGCCGACGGGCTGGTCGATGCCAAGGCGGCGATCGCGACCGTCGGCAAGCTGCCCGACGCGCGAATCGTGCGGTTCGGCAAGGAAAGCGCGCACGAAATCCTGCGTGAGGCCGACAGGGTGCGCAATCGCGCGATTGGCGAGATCGACTTGTTTCTCGAGGCGCGGGCGCGGCAGGCATGA
- a CDS encoding A24 family peptidase, which produces MGEFAPALLLGLLVLILVSAGIEDARIREISNWKNAAIALLALPWWFAMGLSPWPDIAIQAAMAAGVFALFALAFHFGMMGGGDVKMIAAIALWFPFTQFVNLLVIMSLAGGAITLLMLIDKWVRRRSEPPEIPYGIAIAIAALLTLREPILNPLA; this is translated from the coding sequence ATGGGGGAATTTGCGCCTGCACTTCTGCTGGGCCTGCTGGTCCTGATCCTGGTTTCGGCCGGGATCGAAGACGCGCGCATCCGCGAGATTTCGAACTGGAAGAACGCCGCAATCGCGCTGCTGGCGCTACCCTGGTGGTTCGCGATGGGACTTTCGCCCTGGCCCGACATAGCGATCCAGGCGGCGATGGCGGCCGGAGTCTTCGCGCTGTTCGCGCTCGCCTTCCATTTCGGGATGATGGGCGGAGGCGACGTCAAGATGATCGCCGCAATCGCTTTGTGGTTTCCCTTCACCCAGTTCGTGAACCTGCTGGTCATCATGTCGCTCGCCGGCGGGGCGATCACGTTGCTGATGCTGATCGACAAATGGGTGCGCCGCCGCAGCGAACCGCCCGAGATCCCCTATGGCATCGCGATCGCCATCGCGGCGCTGCTCACCCTCCGCGAACCGATTCTTAACCCCTTAGCGTAG